Proteins encoded in a region of the Saccharopolyspora phatthalungensis genome:
- a CDS encoding AMP-binding protein, producing MTGTIARGTGAPGFDDLADGTVGGLIAARAAAHPDKAALVFEDTEMSYGEVDAAVTDVARGLAAVGGAPGSSVGIFLPNRPEYVLSWLGAARAGLVEVPINTAYKGPFLDHALRSTDVRILVTEATLFELVADLPEPPETLKTVVLLDDSAPRRTLAGVEVRTWSELLAAGDPATELPRVTPDDPVAIMLTSGTTGRSKGVVYPHLMSLVAARECAAQMGTTPDERLYTCLPLFHGAAQVNLSLHGLYAGATVALGRRFSASRFWDEIRAHRVTQFNALGSILPMLLAQPASERDREHDVTKVFAAPAPPQVLHPFEERFGVHIVEGYGLTEIKNVLYNPLNARKVGSIGLPTESSILEIHDESGHRAAPGQAGEIVYRPRLPHIMFSGYHRDPAATLATMQDLWWHTGDLGYTDEDGYFYFIDRKKDALRRRGENISSHEVESVLLAYPGVVAAAAVGTPSELGEDEVLAVLQLKPGQHLDFTELFAHCDVSMPHFMVPRYYRIVDELPVTPTGKVRKNDLRGQGPADAWDAHAAGLKPTRHA from the coding sequence ATGACCGGAACGATTGCGCGGGGCACCGGCGCCCCGGGCTTCGACGACCTCGCCGACGGCACGGTCGGCGGACTCATCGCCGCCCGAGCCGCGGCGCACCCGGACAAGGCCGCGCTCGTCTTCGAAGACACCGAAATGTCCTATGGCGAGGTTGACGCGGCAGTGACCGACGTGGCTCGCGGCCTGGCCGCAGTAGGCGGCGCCCCGGGCAGCTCGGTCGGGATCTTCCTGCCCAACCGCCCCGAATATGTGCTTAGCTGGCTCGGCGCGGCCCGCGCCGGCCTCGTCGAGGTACCGATCAACACCGCCTACAAGGGACCGTTCCTCGACCACGCGCTGCGTAGCACCGACGTGCGCATTCTGGTCACCGAAGCGACCCTGTTCGAACTCGTCGCAGACCTACCGGAACCACCGGAAACCCTGAAAACAGTGGTCCTGCTCGACGACTCCGCACCCCGTCGCACGCTGGCCGGAGTCGAGGTGCGTACCTGGAGCGAGCTGCTCGCAGCCGGCGACCCGGCGACCGAACTCCCCCGCGTCACGCCGGACGACCCGGTCGCCATCATGCTCACCTCCGGCACCACCGGGCGCAGCAAGGGCGTCGTGTACCCGCACCTGATGTCCTTGGTCGCGGCGCGGGAGTGCGCGGCGCAGATGGGCACGACACCCGACGAGCGGCTCTACACGTGCCTGCCGCTCTTCCACGGGGCCGCGCAGGTCAACCTCTCGCTGCATGGTCTCTACGCCGGGGCGACCGTGGCGCTCGGCCGCCGGTTCAGCGCGAGCAGGTTCTGGGACGAGATCCGGGCGCACCGGGTCACCCAGTTCAACGCGCTCGGCTCAATCCTGCCGATGTTGCTGGCCCAGCCTGCATCGGAACGCGACCGCGAGCACGACGTCACGAAGGTGTTCGCCGCGCCCGCTCCGCCGCAGGTGCTGCATCCCTTCGAGGAGCGCTTCGGCGTGCACATCGTCGAGGGCTACGGGCTCACCGAAATCAAGAACGTCCTCTACAACCCGCTGAATGCCCGCAAGGTCGGCTCGATCGGCCTGCCGACGGAATCGTCCATTCTGGAGATCCACGACGAGTCCGGCCACCGCGCCGCCCCCGGCCAGGCCGGGGAGATCGTCTACCGGCCACGGCTGCCGCACATCATGTTCTCCGGCTACCACCGCGATCCGGCCGCGACGCTCGCGACCATGCAGGACCTGTGGTGGCACACGGGCGACCTCGGCTACACCGACGAAGACGGCTACTTCTACTTCATCGACCGCAAGAAGGACGCGCTGCGCCGCCGCGGCGAAAACATCTCCTCGCACGAGGTGGAATCGGTCTTGCTCGCCTATCCAGGCGTGGTCGCGGCCGCTGCGGTCGGCACGCCGTCGGAGCTGGGCGAGGACGAAGTGCTCGCGGTGCTGCAGCTCAAACCCGGCCAGCACCTGGACTTCACAGAGCTATTCGCGCACTGCGACGTGTCCATGCCGCATTTCATGGTCCCCCGCTACTACCGGATCGTCGACGAACTGCCCGTCACCCCGACCGGCAAGGTCCGCAAAAACGACCTGCGCGGCCAGGGCCCGGCGGACGCGTGGGACGCCCACGCCGCCGGGCTCAAGCCGACCCGACACGCCTGA
- a CDS encoding LLM class flavin-dependent oxidoreductase has product MVDFFTGLQLLQTGETDPGQMIARIQELDRSEVIDRVLVGYSSTWPHNHATAPFALAASPKFSPILAHRPGVMSPVAAARYFATLDVLARGRLAINVVVGGSDKDLRRESDDLPKSERYRRAVEYLDVVRRTWTETAPFDHYGEYYTAEAVKIQTKPVQGQVPIFMGGESADAVDFGARHADLYMLWGEPFAGTKERIDRVTAAAEGYGRDMRFSLSLRLFVGDTDDDAWAQARAVEQQIAEAAGTNKFLRSSSTDTSIGRERALALTAEELHDDCFWTGLTKLLGGFANSQALVGTEERILNTLGTYRDLGIGAFLVTTGAEAGWDPALEGFLARAKKELA; this is encoded by the coding sequence ATGGTCGACTTCTTTACGGGGCTGCAGCTCCTCCAGACCGGCGAGACTGATCCCGGCCAGATGATCGCCAGGATCCAGGAACTCGACCGCTCCGAGGTGATCGACCGCGTTCTCGTCGGATATTCCTCGACGTGGCCGCACAACCACGCGACCGCGCCGTTCGCGCTCGCGGCATCGCCGAAGTTTTCGCCGATCCTCGCGCATCGGCCCGGGGTGATGTCGCCGGTCGCCGCCGCGCGCTATTTCGCGACCCTGGACGTGCTCGCGCGCGGCAGGCTCGCCATCAACGTGGTCGTCGGCGGGTCCGACAAGGACCTGCGCCGCGAGTCGGACGACCTGCCCAAGAGCGAGCGCTACCGGCGGGCCGTCGAGTACCTCGACGTCGTGCGCCGTACCTGGACCGAGACCGCGCCTTTCGACCACTACGGCGAGTACTACACGGCCGAGGCAGTGAAGATCCAGACCAAGCCCGTCCAGGGCCAGGTCCCGATCTTCATGGGCGGCGAGAGCGCCGATGCCGTGGACTTCGGGGCCCGGCATGCCGACCTGTACATGCTCTGGGGCGAACCGTTCGCCGGGACGAAGGAACGCATCGACCGGGTCACCGCCGCCGCCGAGGGCTACGGCCGTGACATGCGGTTCTCGCTGAGCCTGCGGCTGTTCGTCGGCGACACCGACGACGACGCCTGGGCCCAAGCGCGCGCCGTGGAACAGCAGATCGCCGAGGCCGCCGGCACCAACAAGTTCCTGCGCTCGTCGTCGACCGACACCTCGATCGGGCGGGAACGCGCCCTCGCGCTCACCGCCGAGGAACTGCACGACGACTGCTTCTGGACCGGGCTGACCAAACTCCTGGGCGGGTTCGCCAACTCCCAAGCGCTCGTCGGCACCGAAGAGCGCATCCTGAACACCCTCGGCACCTACCGCGACCTCGGTATCGGCGCGTTCCTCGTGACCACCGGTGCCGAAGCGGGCTGGGACCCGGCGTTGGAAGGCTTCCTCGCCCGAGCGAAGAAGGAGCTGGCATGA